The Vibrio astriarenae genome contains a region encoding:
- the thiI gene encoding tRNA uracil 4-sulfurtransferase ThiI codes for MKFIVKPHPEIFVKSESVRKRFTKILECNIRNIIQRRTESVAVFNRRDHIEVTSESDQYFNEVIEILTTTPGIHHVLEVKQSDFTDMHDIFEQVLELNRPNIENKTFVVRAKRRGKHDFTSIELERYVGGGLNQAVESASVKLHKPDVTVKIEIAGDKLNQVIARHKGLGGFPLGTQEDVLSLISGGFDSGVSSYLHIKRGSKTHYCFFNLGGPAHEIGVKQVAHYLWNKFGSSAKVKFIAVDFEPVVAEILEKVDDGQMGVVLKRMFMRAGGMIAEKFGIQALVTGEALGQVSSQTLTNLRHIDVVTDTLILRPLINWDKEDIIDLSRIIGTEDFAKTMPEYCGVISRKPTVKAVKAKLEAEEEKFDYSVLEKVVTEARVMDIRDIEKESQEAAPEVEQVQDVTDNAIVLDIRSPEEEDESPLEIDGVDVKHLPFYKLGTQFGDLDQQKTYLLYCDRGVMSRLQALYLQEQGFNNVKVYRP; via the coding sequence ATGAAATTTATTGTAAAGCCCCATCCAGAAATTTTTGTTAAAAGTGAATCTGTCCGTAAGCGCTTCACTAAAATTCTAGAGTGCAACATTCGTAACATCATTCAGCGTCGCACTGAGTCGGTAGCGGTATTTAACCGCCGTGATCACATTGAAGTGACGTCGGAAAGCGACCAGTACTTCAATGAAGTGATTGAAATTTTAACCACCACGCCTGGTATTCACCATGTATTGGAAGTGAAGCAGTCTGACTTTACCGATATGCACGATATCTTCGAGCAGGTTCTAGAACTAAACCGACCAAATATCGAAAACAAGACGTTCGTGGTGCGTGCTAAGCGTCGTGGTAAGCATGACTTTACGTCGATCGAGCTTGAGCGTTACGTCGGCGGTGGTTTGAACCAAGCGGTTGAATCAGCAAGCGTTAAACTGCATAAGCCAGATGTCACAGTGAAAATTGAGATCGCAGGTGACAAACTAAACCAAGTGATCGCGCGTCATAAAGGCCTTGGCGGTTTCCCTCTTGGTACGCAAGAAGATGTACTGAGTTTGATTTCTGGTGGTTTCGATTCAGGCGTATCGAGCTACTTACATATCAAGCGCGGCTCAAAAACACATTACTGCTTCTTTAACCTGGGTGGCCCAGCACACGAGATCGGTGTGAAGCAAGTGGCTCACTACCTATGGAACAAGTTCGGTTCATCGGCAAAAGTGAAGTTTATCGCGGTTGACTTTGAGCCTGTTGTGGCTGAGATCCTCGAGAAGGTTGATGACGGTCAGATGGGCGTGGTACTTAAGCGTATGTTCATGCGCGCGGGTGGCATGATTGCTGAAAAATTTGGTATTCAAGCTCTAGTGACTGGTGAAGCCCTTGGTCAGGTATCGAGCCAAACTCTGACTAACCTCCGTCATATCGATGTCGTGACTGATACATTGATTTTGCGCCCGCTCATCAACTGGGACAAAGAAGATATCATTGATCTTTCTCGTATCATCGGTACGGAAGATTTCGCTAAAACTATGCCTGAGTACTGTGGCGTGATTTCACGTAAGCCAACAGTGAAAGCCGTGAAAGCGAAGCTGGAAGCCGAAGAAGAGAAGTTCGACTACTCAGTGCTTGAAAAAGTGGTCACCGAGGCTCGTGTGATGGATATCCGTGACATTGAAAAAGAGAGCCAAGAAGCCGCTCCTGAAGTTGAGCAGGTTCAAGACGTCACAGATAACGCGATTGTTCTGGATATTCGTAGCCCAGAAGAAGAGGATGAGAGCCCGTTAGAAATTGATGGTGTCGATGTGAAGCATCTGCCTTTCTATAAGCTAGGTACTCAATTTGGTGATCTTGACCAACAGAAGACCTACCTTCTGTACTGTGACCGTGGCGTAATGAGCCGTCTACAAGCACTGTACCTGCAAGAGCAGGGCTTTAACAACGTTAAGGTTTATCGCCCTTAG
- a CDS encoding transcriptional regulator GcvA, which produces MSRRLPPLNSLKVFEAAARHLSFTRAAEELFVTQAAVSHQIKALEEFLGLKLFRRRNRSLLLTEEGQSYFTDIKDIFSSIAEATDKVLERSEKGALTIAMPPSFAIQWLVPRLADFNQQEPDIDVRIKAVDMDEGSLTDDVDVAIYYGRGSWGGLRADKLYQEYLMPLCSPTLLLGQKPLETLADLSQHTLLHNTSRKGWKQFVKENHLTEVNVNQGPIFSHTTMVLQAAAHGQGIALGNNVLAQPELDAGRLIAPFDEILLTPNAFYVVCHDKQADMGRIATFRDWMIAKAKSEQEEILNG; this is translated from the coding sequence ATGTCACGCCGACTCCCCCCGCTCAATTCTCTAAAAGTCTTTGAAGCTGCCGCTCGTCATTTGAGCTTTACGCGTGCAGCAGAAGAGCTGTTTGTTACCCAAGCTGCTGTTAGCCATCAGATAAAAGCCCTTGAAGAATTTTTGGGTTTAAAGCTATTTCGCCGCCGCAACCGTTCACTGCTTCTGACCGAGGAAGGTCAAAGCTACTTTACTGACATTAAAGATATTTTTTCCTCAATCGCCGAAGCTACGGATAAGGTGCTTGAGCGCAGTGAGAAAGGGGCTTTAACCATTGCTATGCCGCCAAGCTTTGCTATTCAGTGGCTTGTTCCAAGATTGGCTGATTTTAATCAGCAAGAGCCGGATATTGATGTACGCATTAAAGCCGTGGATATGGACGAAGGCTCACTGACCGATGACGTTGATGTGGCGATTTATTATGGTCGCGGGAGCTGGGGTGGGTTGCGTGCTGATAAGCTCTATCAAGAGTATCTAATGCCCCTCTGTTCTCCCACATTATTGCTTGGGCAAAAGCCACTAGAAACATTAGCTGACCTATCTCAACATACTCTGTTACACAATACCTCACGTAAAGGTTGGAAACAGTTTGTGAAAGAGAACCATCTTACGGAAGTGAATGTTAACCAAGGCCCTATTTTCAGTCATACCACAATGGTCTTGCAGGCAGCAGCTCATGGTCAGGGTATTGCGTTGGGTAACAATGTCCTCGCCCAACCTGAGTTGGACGCTGGCCGTCTCATCGCACCATTTGATGAGATTTTACTGACGCCCAATGCCTTTTATGTCGTGTGCCATGATAAGCAAGCAGACATGGGGCGTATCGCCACGTTCCGTGACTGGATGATTGCTAAGGCGAAGAGTGAGCAGGAGGAGATCCTCAATGGATAA
- a CDS encoding alpha/beta fold hydrolase: MDNWITDGHEEHPVFIFAHGAGAGMDHEFMSQVAAQIAAQDIHVVRFNFPYMVKRAEDGKRRPPDRAPKLLEAYTQVIESFAPRKVVIGGKSMGGRMASLLAEHPSVTGVVCMGFPFHPPGKPENYKGDHLATIEKPCLILQGERDAFGTKQELSEFKLASSVGVVFIPDGDHSFKPRKRSGFTEPGNLTLAAQKAATFIKENNHV; encoded by the coding sequence ATGGATAACTGGATTACCGATGGTCACGAGGAGCACCCTGTGTTTATCTTTGCTCATGGCGCCGGCGCTGGTATGGATCATGAGTTTATGTCGCAAGTAGCAGCGCAAATAGCGGCTCAAGATATTCATGTAGTTCGGTTTAACTTTCCTTATATGGTGAAGAGAGCGGAAGATGGTAAACGTCGTCCTCCAGATAGAGCGCCTAAGCTATTGGAAGCGTATACTCAAGTCATAGAGTCATTTGCGCCAAGGAAGGTGGTTATCGGCGGTAAGTCGATGGGAGGACGCATGGCTAGCCTACTGGCGGAACACCCAAGTGTGACCGGTGTGGTGTGTATGGGCTTTCCTTTCCATCCACCAGGTAAACCAGAAAACTATAAAGGTGATCATCTAGCCACAATTGAAAAGCCATGTCTTATTTTACAAGGAGAGCGTGACGCTTTTGGCACCAAACAAGAGCTCTCTGAGTTCAAACTGGCTTCGTCGGTTGGTGTTGTGTTTATTCCTGATGGCGACCATAGCTTTAAGCCGCGTAAACGCTCAGGTTTCACTGAACCAGGAAACCTTACATTAGCCGCGCAAAAAGCCGCTACTTTTATTAAGGAGAATAACCATGTCTAG
- a CDS encoding DUF423 domain-containing protein, protein MSSSLLLAIGGALCGLGVMLGAFAAHGLKAVLSPYLLDVFQTGVMYQFIHGIGILLCAVVMNQRSMADKGKKHFSRAAICFIIGTLCFSGSLYALALTGIKWFGPITPLGGLLFIIGWGLFVFAALQYQSTHINEDNL, encoded by the coding sequence ATGTCTAGTTCTCTATTGCTGGCGATAGGCGGCGCGTTGTGTGGTTTAGGCGTGATGTTAGGCGCGTTTGCCGCTCATGGGCTTAAAGCGGTCCTATCTCCCTACCTGCTTGATGTATTTCAAACAGGGGTGATGTACCAATTTATCCACGGAATTGGCATTTTGCTCTGTGCAGTCGTCATGAATCAGCGTTCAATGGCTGACAAGGGTAAAAAGCATTTTTCCCGAGCGGCAATTTGCTTTATTATCGGCACCCTTTGTTTTAGTGGCAGCCTATATGCGTTGGCGCTAACGGGCATCAAATGGTTTGGTCCAATAACTCCATTAGGTGGTCTATTGTTTATTATTGGCTGGGGACTGTTTGTTTTCGCAGCTCTGCAATATCAATCTACACATATTAACGAGGATAACTTGTGA
- the rlmM gene encoding 23S rRNA (cytidine(2498)-2'-O)-methyltransferase RlmM yields the protein MKHLMLYCRSGFEKECAGEIQDKATQLEVFGFPRVKNNSGYVLFECYQTGDAERLVKELDFKSLIFARQIFAVAAELQDLPTADRISPILEQLSEVEGFPRCGDLRIETPDTNEAKELLKFCRKFTVPMRQALRGKGLLLAKDNPKKPVLHICFVAPGHCYIGYSLVTNNSQFFMGIPRLKFPADAPSRSTLKLEEAFHVFIPREEWDERLASGMWGVDLGACPGGWTYQLVKRSMFVHSVDNGMMADSLMDTGQVKHHQEDGFKFEPARKNVTWLVCDMVEKPSRVAQLMGEWIIRGWAKEAIFNLKLPMKGRYDEVLEDIENLKYFMIENGVKFKMQAKHLYHDREEITVHIQCLSNISPR from the coding sequence GTGAAACACTTAATGCTTTACTGCCGTTCAGGCTTTGAAAAAGAGTGTGCTGGTGAAATCCAGGACAAAGCCACTCAGCTGGAGGTGTTTGGTTTTCCTCGCGTCAAAAACAACTCAGGTTACGTGCTATTTGAGTGCTACCAAACCGGTGATGCAGAGCGCTTAGTTAAAGAGCTGGATTTCAAATCGCTGATCTTCGCTCGTCAAATTTTCGCTGTCGCAGCTGAGTTGCAAGATCTCCCAACCGCAGACCGCATTTCACCTATCTTGGAACAGTTGTCTGAGGTGGAAGGCTTCCCGCGTTGTGGTGACCTACGCATTGAAACCCCGGATACCAACGAGGCAAAAGAGCTTCTCAAGTTTTGTCGTAAGTTTACGGTCCCGATGCGCCAAGCATTGCGTGGAAAGGGTTTATTGCTGGCGAAAGATAACCCGAAGAAACCAGTATTGCACATCTGTTTTGTGGCACCGGGTCATTGTTACATTGGTTACTCACTTGTCACTAACAACTCGCAGTTCTTTATGGGTATCCCACGCCTTAAGTTCCCAGCAGACGCGCCAAGTCGCTCGACACTTAAGCTAGAGGAAGCATTCCATGTATTCATTCCACGTGAAGAGTGGGATGAACGCCTTGCTTCGGGTATGTGGGGCGTAGATTTAGGTGCTTGTCCAGGCGGTTGGACGTATCAGTTGGTAAAGCGCTCGATGTTCGTGCACTCGGTTGATAACGGGATGATGGCAGACAGCCTAATGGATACGGGCCAGGTGAAACACCACCAAGAAGACGGTTTTAAATTCGAACCCGCCCGTAAAAATGTGACTTGGCTAGTGTGTGACATGGTGGAGAAACCATCGCGCGTTGCACAACTGATGGGTGAGTGGATCATCCGTGGTTGGGCGAAAGAAGCGATCTTTAACCTCAAATTGCCAATGAAAGGCCGTTACGATGAAGTACTCGAAGACATCGAGAATCTAAAATATTTCATGATTGAAAATGGTGTGAAGTTTAAGATGCAAGCCAAACACCTGTACCACGATCGAGAAGAGATCACGGTGCACATTCAGTGTTTGTCGAATATCTCACCGCGTTAA
- a CDS encoding alpha/beta hydrolase, with protein sequence MFRLPKLSLPLLTAVSLLGCNSSTKQPEYQASAYLPAYNQSRFDEYQTETRQWLLQHRIFLTEDREQELSFIMPQQFNPEQPNGKAVLLVHGLGDSPFSFKDIGRHLAAQGYLVRTILLPGHASKVGDLQLPSIEDWEGVVKHQIELIKQESDSVWLGGFSTGGNLVTEHALQDDSIEGLLLFAPAFKPTSKAVRFADIASYFIDWVDVDPEISHLRYNSLPMNGAAVYYQTSSNVRQQLKGQHYDKPVFMLLSEGDKVIDTPYVANTFSKVMTNPDNQLVWLGEDAPQDTRATTFSMQLDELKISNGSHMGMLFSPHNSEYGQDGTMLICNNGQGEELEAQCLAGEDVWYSAWGYTEPDKIHARLTYNPYFAQSMQIMDELMTVQQ encoded by the coding sequence GTGTTTAGATTACCCAAACTTTCCCTCCCCCTCCTTACCGCAGTGTCTTTACTGGGTTGTAATTCCAGTACTAAGCAACCGGAATATCAAGCCTCCGCGTACTTACCCGCGTACAATCAGTCTCGGTTCGACGAATACCAAACCGAAACACGGCAATGGTTGCTCCAGCATCGAATTTTTTTGACCGAAGATAGGGAGCAAGAACTGTCGTTCATCATGCCTCAACAGTTCAACCCTGAGCAGCCCAATGGAAAGGCTGTACTGCTCGTTCATGGTTTGGGTGACAGTCCATTCTCATTCAAAGATATCGGTCGCCACCTCGCCGCTCAAGGCTATCTTGTGCGCACTATCCTGCTCCCCGGTCATGCCAGTAAAGTGGGAGATCTGCAACTCCCCTCAATTGAAGATTGGGAAGGCGTGGTAAAGCACCAGATTGAACTTATCAAGCAAGAGAGCGATTCAGTTTGGCTAGGTGGCTTCTCCACAGGGGGTAACCTGGTCACAGAGCACGCATTACAAGATGATTCGATTGAAGGTTTATTGTTGTTTGCCCCAGCATTTAAACCAACTTCTAAAGCCGTACGTTTTGCCGATATCGCGAGTTACTTCATTGATTGGGTCGATGTTGACCCTGAGATAAGCCATCTGCGCTATAACTCATTACCGATGAATGGTGCAGCTGTGTACTACCAAACTTCCTCCAACGTCCGTCAACAGCTCAAAGGTCAACACTACGATAAACCTGTGTTTATGTTACTAAGTGAAGGCGATAAAGTGATTGATACACCTTACGTGGCAAACACATTTTCTAAGGTGATGACCAATCCAGACAATCAACTCGTTTGGCTTGGAGAGGACGCGCCACAAGATACGCGAGCAACCACATTCTCGATGCAATTAGATGAGCTAAAAATATCTAATGGCTCGCACATGGGGATGCTGTTTTCTCCGCATAACTCGGAATATGGTCAAGATGGCACTATGTTGATTTGCAATAATGGACAAGGTGAAGAGTTAGAAGCCCAATGTCTTGCTGGTGAAGATGTTTGGTATTCCGCTTGGGGCTACACAGAGCCCGACAAAATCCATGCTCGACTAACCTATAACCCCTACTTCGCGCAAAGCATGCAGATAATGGATGAGTTAATGACGGTGCAGCAATAG
- the xni gene encoding flap endonuclease Xni, giving the protein MPLHLVIIDALNLIRRVHSAQPDPSDIARTITTTGRTLQRIINESHPTHIIAVFDHHLQDRGWRAEILPDYKANRKPMPEPLMAGLDSIQQAWWELGIDSLLSEGDEADDLVATLAVKVASHGEKVTIISTDKGYCQLLSPTLQIRDYFQHRWLDEPFIEKEFGVKPSQLADYWGLTGVSSSQVPGIPGVGPKAAKEILTQYPDIESAYASDELAKKYRKKFDEHMESARLSKRVSALKTDIELGFNLQDIRYAKD; this is encoded by the coding sequence ATGCCTCTTCATCTTGTGATCATTGATGCCCTAAACCTCATTCGCCGAGTCCACTCTGCTCAGCCTGATCCAAGTGATATTGCGCGAACCATTACGACCACAGGGCGTACGCTGCAGCGCATCATCAACGAAAGCCACCCGACACACATCATCGCGGTGTTTGATCATCACTTGCAAGACCGAGGTTGGCGAGCTGAGATTCTTCCTGATTACAAAGCCAATCGAAAACCCATGCCCGAGCCACTGATGGCAGGCTTAGACAGTATCCAACAAGCGTGGTGGGAGCTTGGTATCGACTCACTTCTATCTGAAGGCGATGAAGCGGATGACTTAGTCGCAACACTGGCAGTTAAAGTGGCCAGCCACGGCGAGAAAGTCACGATCATTTCCACCGATAAAGGCTACTGCCAACTGTTGTCGCCAACACTTCAAATCAGAGACTATTTTCAGCACCGCTGGTTAGATGAGCCATTTATTGAGAAAGAGTTTGGCGTGAAACCAAGCCAGCTTGCGGATTACTGGGGCTTAACCGGTGTAAGCTCAAGCCAAGTTCCTGGCATTCCGGGAGTGGGTCCCAAAGCCGCCAAAGAGATACTCACTCAATACCCTGATATTGAAAGTGCTTATGCTTCCGACGAGCTTGCCAAGAAATATCGTAAAAAATTTGATGAGCACATGGAATCTGCTCGCTTGTCAAAACGCGTGTCAGCACTTAAAACGGATATTGAATTAGGCTTCAATCTCCAAGACATACGATACGCAAAAGATTGA
- the ppnN gene encoding nucleotide 5'-monophosphate nucleosidase PpnN, with protein sequence MNTIISPAGSMDLLSQLEVERLKKTASSDLYQLYRNCTLAVLNSGSHTDNSKELLDKHKSFDVNVVRRERGIKLELSNPPEHAFVDGEIIKGIQEHLFSVLRDIVYVNMHLADNQRLNLTNAVHITNLVFGILRNAGSLTPGIDPNLIVCWGGHSINAIEYQYTREVGNELGLRELNICTGCGPGAMEGPMKGAAIGHAKQRYAEQRYLGLTEPSIIAAEPPNPIVNELVIMPDIEKRLEAFVRMAHGIVIFPGGPGTAEELLYILGIMMHPDNVEQPLPIVLTGPKESEEYFRSIDRFIGETLGEQAQKHYTIVIDNPAEAARIMKRAMPKVRDHRKDNGDAYSFNWSLKIAPEFQLPFDPTHESMSALDLHLNQRPENLAAALRQAFSGIVAGNVKAEGIKEIERHGPFELNGDKDLMKKMDKLLQDFVEQGRMKLPGGTAYVPCYKITT encoded by the coding sequence ATGAATACGATTATTAGTCCTGCAGGGAGTATGGATCTGCTTTCTCAACTAGAAGTTGAGCGCCTTAAAAAGACTGCCTCTAGCGACCTCTACCAACTGTACCGCAACTGTACGCTTGCCGTGCTCAACTCTGGTAGCCATACCGACAACTCAAAAGAGTTGCTTGATAAACACAAATCATTTGACGTCAACGTTGTAAGACGTGAACGCGGCATCAAACTCGAATTAAGCAACCCACCCGAGCATGCGTTCGTTGATGGTGAGATCATCAAAGGCATACAAGAACACCTGTTTTCTGTGCTACGTGACATCGTTTACGTCAACATGCACCTTGCGGATAACCAACGTCTCAACCTGACTAATGCTGTGCATATCACCAACCTTGTATTTGGTATTTTGCGCAACGCGGGCTCACTGACTCCGGGTATCGACCCAAATCTCATCGTATGTTGGGGTGGCCACTCCATAAACGCAATCGAGTATCAATACACTCGAGAAGTAGGAAACGAACTTGGACTGCGTGAGCTCAATATCTGCACGGGCTGTGGTCCTGGTGCGATGGAGGGTCCGATGAAGGGCGCGGCCATTGGTCATGCAAAGCAACGTTATGCCGAGCAGCGCTACCTAGGGCTTACTGAACCATCCATCATTGCTGCTGAGCCACCAAACCCCATCGTCAACGAGCTGGTGATCATGCCAGACATTGAAAAGCGCCTTGAAGCCTTTGTTCGTATGGCTCACGGGATTGTTATTTTCCCTGGCGGCCCAGGCACAGCGGAAGAGCTGCTGTACATCCTGGGTATTATGATGCATCCGGATAATGTTGAGCAGCCATTACCTATTGTTTTAACCGGCCCTAAAGAGAGTGAAGAGTACTTCCGCTCGATTGACCGCTTTATTGGAGAAACTCTGGGAGAGCAGGCTCAAAAGCACTACACGATCGTTATCGACAATCCTGCTGAGGCGGCACGGATCATGAAACGTGCGATGCCAAAAGTCCGCGACCACCGCAAAGATAACGGAGATGCCTACAGCTTCAACTGGTCTCTAAAAATTGCACCTGAATTTCAACTGCCTTTCGATCCAACACATGAGAGCATGTCTGCGCTGGATTTACACTTAAATCAACGCCCTGAAAATTTAGCTGCGGCATTACGCCAAGCCTTCTCCGGCATTGTCGCAGGCAACGTGAAAGCAGAAGGCATCAAAGAGATCGAACGCCACGGTCCATTTGAGCTTAATGGCGACAAAGATTTGATGAAAAAAATGGACAAACTACTGCAAGACTTTGTTGAGCAGGGTCGCATGAAGCTCCCAGGCGGCACGGCTTATGTACCTTGTTATAAAATCACCACCTAG
- a CDS encoding GGDEF domain-containing protein, whose amino-acid sequence MGVLEHDIQAEIHKLKHQLEEARLSQRESNFKKTRELTVLRRAVSTLAEACFTHSDSLRRALDDLRYAMEQKQDISKLVPQLAVVERQLRQQISDNSKREAQSSDDFVRCGETLLRVPGLPTKLKRDLREVLAQASSPIAIKLELASSLLELYQRSVKILTSNPDVAINDLENSADRELLMRLSSELQHLITELDFEGDSGELLFDIRAKLLIGVSTESLLELTLQVLKLVIDGTHFERKSSEQFLEQVNTTLASSLKNSSQSIETQYSYLEQRKEMNRELDLLASKSQHCINNAESFDQLKGSMDTMVSQLSSLSERLKLAEQREQSLIDQMNYSQGQVQSLFEQTQDHRRRLDDQSKRLLLDPLTKVYNRSAFNDHLELEYRRWVRSQEPLRVALLDIDNFKALNDSFGYSAGDKALKIIARTISTELIDTDIVGRFGGEEFALILPNRSDNDAHDLITRIQVAISKLPFKFKDQQISITASIASTAFKNSDSPEEVMERLQHYLDEAKKRGKQQVAWK is encoded by the coding sequence ATGGGCGTTTTAGAACACGACATTCAAGCAGAAATTCATAAGTTGAAACATCAACTGGAAGAGGCTCGCCTCAGCCAGAGAGAAAGCAACTTTAAGAAAACGCGTGAACTCACCGTACTAAGACGTGCTGTTAGTACACTTGCTGAAGCTTGTTTTACCCATTCTGACTCTCTTCGACGTGCACTAGATGATCTTCGTTACGCGATGGAGCAAAAACAAGACATCAGTAAGCTGGTTCCTCAGTTAGCGGTTGTCGAACGTCAACTACGCCAGCAAATCAGCGATAATAGTAAACGCGAAGCGCAATCTTCCGACGATTTTGTTCGTTGTGGGGAAACACTACTTCGCGTGCCTGGGCTTCCTACGAAGCTCAAACGCGATTTACGCGAGGTTCTTGCTCAGGCATCTTCTCCTATTGCCATCAAACTCGAATTAGCTAGCTCGCTCCTTGAGTTGTACCAGCGTTCAGTCAAGATCCTCACCTCCAACCCTGATGTTGCGATCAACGACCTCGAAAACTCTGCGGATCGCGAGCTGCTGATGCGACTTTCTAGTGAGCTGCAACACCTGATCACTGAACTTGATTTTGAGGGAGACTCAGGAGAGCTTCTGTTTGATATTCGAGCCAAACTTCTCATCGGTGTAAGCACAGAAAGTCTACTAGAGCTAACGTTGCAAGTTCTCAAACTGGTGATTGATGGTACGCACTTTGAGCGTAAATCCTCAGAGCAATTTCTCGAACAAGTCAATACGACACTCGCTTCCTCACTAAAAAACAGCTCTCAAAGCATTGAAACTCAGTATAGCTACCTTGAGCAGCGCAAAGAGATGAACCGTGAACTCGATCTTCTCGCGAGTAAATCTCAACATTGCATCAACAACGCAGAGTCTTTTGACCAGCTCAAAGGCAGCATGGACACTATGGTTTCACAGCTTAGTTCACTGTCTGAGCGACTCAAGCTTGCTGAGCAACGAGAGCAAAGCCTTATCGATCAAATGAACTACAGCCAAGGTCAAGTTCAATCACTGTTTGAACAAACTCAAGATCACCGTCGCCGCCTTGATGATCAATCAAAGCGTCTGCTGCTTGACCCACTGACTAAGGTTTACAACCGCAGCGCCTTCAATGATCACCTAGAGCTAGAGTATCGTCGTTGGGTACGCTCACAAGAACCACTTCGTGTTGCACTTCTTGATATCGACAACTTTAAAGCACTTAATGACAGTTTTGGCTACTCTGCAGGTGATAAGGCCCTTAAAATCATTGCTAGAACGATCAGTACAGAGCTAATCGACACCGATATTGTGGGTCGCTTCGGTGGTGAAGAGTTTGCGCTGATCCTACCTAATCGTTCAGATAACGATGCTCACGACCTTATTACTCGCATTCAAGTCGCAATCTCAAAACTTCCATTTAAGTTTAAAGATCAGCAAATCTCGATTACCGCATCTATTGCCAGTACGGCGTTTAAAAACTCAGATTCTCCTGAGGAAGTCATGGAACGCTTGCAGCACTATCTAGACGAAGCCAAAAAGCGCGGCAAACAACAAGTCGCGTGGAAATAA